From Candidatus Neomarinimicrobiota bacterium, the proteins below share one genomic window:
- a CDS encoding GNAT family N-acetyltransferase, translated as MKRVNIRTYRTSDYEAVKNLWEAAGLYLSLSDTREELHKMLDKHPELFLIAEVNDVLVGTVLGSFDGRRGYVHHLAVLPEFQNRGFGSALLKVLEDTYRRMGVVKIHLFIETVNAEVESYYQKKGWHRRDDLIMMSKTLRTDS; from the coding sequence ATGAAAAGAGTGAATATACGGACATACAGGACTTCTGATTATGAGGCGGTAAAAAATCTTTGGGAAGCTGCCGGTTTGTATCTTTCCCTTTCGGATACCCGTGAGGAACTGCACAAGATGCTGGATAAACACCCAGAATTATTTTTAATAGCAGAAGTAAATGATGTTCTCGTAGGAACCGTTTTGGGTTCTTTTGACGGCCGACGTGGATATGTCCACCATCTGGCAGTCCTTCCTGAGTTCCAAAATCGTGGCTTTGGTTCGGCCCTCTTAAAAGTCCTTGAAGATACATATAGGAGAATGGGGGTAGTCAAGATCCATCTGTTTATTGAAACAGTGAATGCTGAAGTGGAAAGTTATTATCAAAAAAAGGGCTGGCATCGCCGGGATGATTTGATTATGATGAGCAAAACCCTGCGGACAGATTCTTGA
- the mqnC gene encoding cyclic dehypoxanthinyl futalosine synthase has translation MKTDVYPLIEKIESGERISREEGFILLHCQDLSLLAVMADMIRRRWHPHNYVTYIVDRNINYTNVCTAGCAFCAFHCPPGSDMGYILSREKLAEKIEETKTLGGIQILLQGGLNPALSLEWFEDLFRWIKEEHPIHIHGLSPPEILFLSKQSGLSVKETLKRLIAAGLDSIPGGGAEILADPARKRMNAYKKASSDAWLHVMETAHRLGLLTTATMMFGAVETLEERLEHLLKIRDLQDQSTVGSRQLAVDSQQSEAGSGQDRGRFTAFIPWVYQPAKTRLGGKKASSFEYLKMVAVSRILLDNIPNIQASWVTQGGQISQLALHMGCNDLGSTMIEENVVAATGVKFSMSPQKIEALIRAEGFIPVRRNQAYEMIEDA, from the coding sequence TTGAAAACAGACGTATATCCCCTTATTGAAAAAATTGAATCCGGTGAACGTATTAGCCGGGAAGAAGGGTTCATTCTACTCCATTGTCAGGATCTATCCTTACTGGCCGTCATGGCAGATATGATCCGCCGGCGCTGGCATCCCCATAACTATGTTACATACATTGTAGACAGGAATATTAATTATACCAATGTTTGCACGGCCGGTTGTGCATTCTGTGCCTTTCACTGTCCACCCGGGTCAGATATGGGATATATCTTATCCCGTGAAAAACTGGCGGAAAAGATTGAGGAAACGAAAACTTTGGGGGGAATCCAGATCCTATTGCAGGGGGGATTGAATCCCGCCTTAAGCCTGGAATGGTTTGAAGATCTCTTCCGTTGGATCAAGGAAGAACATCCGATTCATATTCACGGACTCAGTCCACCTGAAATTCTTTTTCTATCAAAGCAATCCGGACTGTCTGTAAAAGAAACCCTGAAAAGACTGATTGCAGCCGGTCTGGACTCCATTCCCGGTGGCGGGGCAGAAATATTGGCCGATCCGGCACGGAAACGAATGAATGCCTATAAAAAAGCAAGCAGTGATGCCTGGCTTCATGTGATGGAAACGGCCCACCGGCTGGGACTTCTTACAACGGCTACCATGATGTTCGGAGCCGTGGAAACGTTGGAAGAAAGGCTGGAGCACCTGTTGAAAATACGGGATTTGCAAGATCAGTCGACAGTCGGTAGTCGACAGTTGGCAGTGGACAGTCAACAGTCGGAAGCCGGCAGTGGGCAGGACAGGGGCCGTTTTACGGCTTTTATTCCCTGGGTTTATCAGCCCGCGAAAACCCGCCTGGGTGGGAAAAAAGCGTCTTCCTTTGAATACCTGAAAATGGTGGCCGTATCACGTATCCTGCTGGATAACATCCCGAATATACAAGCCAGCTGGGTCACTCAGGGTGGACAGATCAGCCAGCTTGCTCTCCATATGGGATGCAACGACCTGGGTTCAACCATGATTGAAGAAAATGTAGTGGCCGCAACCGGGGTTAAATTTTCAATGTCCCCCCAAAAAATTGAAGCCCTGATCCGGGCTGAAGGTTTTATCCCGGTCCGCCGGAATCAGGCTTATGAAATGATAGAAGATGCATAA
- the queF gene encoding preQ(1) synthase, which produces MAKADGLSLPFEKPEKIRTDLLEPIPYAGNDQVITLEYPEFSAVCPYSGLPDIAHVTIEYIPNDKIIELKSLKYYFVSFRNVGIYQEDMTNRIYEDLQKVLGPKKLKVKTIYNIRGGIETTCVMGE; this is translated from the coding sequence ATGGCAAAAGCAGACGGATTATCCCTGCCCTTTGAAAAACCTGAGAAAATCCGGACAGACCTGCTGGAACCCATCCCCTATGCAGGTAATGATCAGGTCATTACGCTGGAATATCCCGAATTCAGCGCGGTATGTCCCTACAGTGGCTTGCCGGACATTGCCCATGTGACCATTGAATATATTCCCAATGATAAAATTATCGAGCTTAAATCCCTGAAATACTACTTCGTTTCATTCCGAAATGTGGGAATCTACCAGGAAGATATGACCAACCGGATTTACGAGGACCTGCAAAAAGTCCTCGGACCCAAAAAATTGAAAGTTAAAACCATATACAACATTCGGGGCGGGATAGAAACGACATGTGTTATGGGGGAATAA
- a CDS encoding 2-oxoacid:ferredoxin oxidoreductase subunit beta, protein MDEVKYSLKDYKSDLKPIWCPGCGDYGVLNALMQAFVKLQIPPHQMALISGIGCSSRLPGYINTYGFNGIHGRAIPLATGVKLSNPDIKVIAVGGDGDGFSIGAGHIPHAARKNIDMTYIVMNNNIYGLTKGQASPTTPVGEQTKTTFYGNMDEPINPVRMMIAYKASFVARVFSGDPKNAIEVITQAIQHRGFSFVEVLSPCPTFRGVEQFKLIREKVRHLPEDYQPTDEVRAFDIANDNDFIRLGVIYRQDRPIYTDIMRKMQQVSEKMGKPEILNLLKQFEP, encoded by the coding sequence ATGGATGAAGTAAAATATTCCCTCAAAGATTATAAAAGTGATCTGAAACCCATCTGGTGCCCCGGGTGTGGTGATTATGGTGTGTTGAATGCTTTGATGCAGGCCTTTGTAAAGCTTCAAATACCTCCTCATCAAATGGCACTTATATCAGGAATCGGTTGTTCAAGCCGGTTACCAGGCTATATCAACACATATGGGTTTAACGGGATTCACGGCAGAGCTATTCCCCTGGCAACCGGAGTTAAACTCAGTAACCCGGATATCAAGGTGATTGCCGTGGGAGGCGATGGAGACGGATTTTCCATTGGGGCTGGACACATTCCCCATGCCGCCCGGAAAAATATTGATATGACCTATATCGTCATGAACAACAATATCTATGGCCTTACCAAGGGTCAGGCTTCACCCACCACACCTGTGGGTGAACAGACAAAAACTACCTTTTACGGAAACATGGACGAGCCGATCAATCCGGTCCGGATGATGATTGCCTATAAAGCCTCATTTGTCGCCAGAGTTTTTTCCGGAGATCCCAAAAACGCCATTGAGGTGATTACCCAGGCGATTCAGCACCGGGGCTTTTCCTTTGTGGAGGTCTTGAGTCCCTGTCCTACATTTCGGGGGGTAGAACAGTTTAAACTGATCCGCGAAAAGGTCCGTCATCTCCCGGAAGATTATCAACCGACAGATGAAGTCCGGGCGTTTGATATTGCCAATGATAATGATTTTATCCGCCTGGGTGTGATTTACAGGCAGGATCGCCCCATTTATACTGATATAATGCGCAAAATGCAGCAGGTTTCGGAAAAAATGGGGAAACCGGAAATCCTTAATTTGTTAAAACAATTTGAACCATAA
- a CDS encoding 2-oxoacid:acceptor oxidoreductase subunit alpha encodes MASNNIVIGIAGSGGDGVISAGEILVNAASSDGLFVFMLKSFGAQIRGGESSVRVRMSSEPVATQGDKLDILVVLSWKDYLKFQSEMLLEDHVVILSDSEDSFSEENIPIPADKLKNWYKVPFNQLATNAAGTSLAKNIAMLGVISELFNLPKTALEKSVKKKFSSKRDDVIEKNLNALKAGRDYVKKEIEKKDSVLFEYTPGDPRIVMEGNEATAFGALYAGVEFYAGYPITPSTEIMHWLSVYLPRYNGVVIQMEDELASINAVVGASFAGRKAMTATSGPGVSLMSEGIGLAGMAELPIVVINVQRGGPSTGIPTKTEQADLMQAIWGSHGDAPRVVIAPSDVEDCFDCTVLAFYIAEKYQLPVIVLSDAFIGHRKESINPNRFRDLKYGFKKINRRITPTEKELEDYHRFKITKNGISPVTWPGMEKGMYQAAGIEHNEKGFPSSDVSVHSRMTKKRWEKFREIKREFSFERFYGPDDAELGVIAWGSTKGAVKEAVARANANGIKVQAIIPQILYPFLIQPFHDFLRHKKRVIFVEMAYAGAFRRYLRGFVRFGDFGVETVSYRQTGGAPFTVGQIYDKIVEEYEKKDA; translated from the coding sequence ATGGCAAGTAATAATATTGTAATTGGCATTGCAGGCTCAGGTGGGGATGGTGTGATCAGTGCCGGAGAAATTCTGGTGAATGCTGCATCCAGTGACGGATTGTTTGTCTTTATGCTGAAAAGCTTTGGGGCGCAGATCCGGGGCGGTGAAAGCTCCGTCCGCGTCCGGATGAGTAGTGAACCGGTGGCGACCCAGGGCGATAAACTGGATATCCTGGTTGTTCTTAGCTGGAAAGACTATCTGAAATTTCAATCTGAAATGCTGCTGGAAGATCATGTGGTGATCCTCAGTGATTCGGAAGATTCATTTTCTGAAGAGAATATTCCGATCCCTGCAGATAAATTAAAGAACTGGTATAAAGTCCCCTTTAATCAACTGGCAACAAATGCAGCCGGGACATCTCTGGCGAAAAACATTGCTATGCTTGGAGTTATCTCGGAACTTTTCAACCTGCCCAAAACGGCTTTGGAAAAATCAGTCAAGAAAAAATTCAGTAGCAAACGGGATGATGTCATCGAAAAGAACCTCAATGCCCTGAAAGCCGGCCGGGATTACGTAAAAAAAGAGATTGAAAAAAAAGATTCAGTCCTTTTTGAATATACACCGGGAGATCCCCGGATTGTTATGGAAGGAAATGAAGCGACGGCTTTTGGTGCCCTTTATGCCGGGGTGGAATTCTATGCCGGTTATCCTATTACCCCTTCTACGGAAATTATGCACTGGTTGTCTGTCTATCTTCCCCGTTACAATGGCGTGGTGATTCAGATGGAGGATGAACTGGCGTCAATCAATGCGGTGGTGGGGGCCAGTTTTGCCGGACGTAAGGCGATGACCGCCACATCCGGACCCGGGGTTTCCCTTATGTCTGAAGGAATCGGACTGGCAGGTATGGCCGAACTCCCCATTGTGGTGATTAATGTCCAAAGAGGCGGACCTTCAACAGGAATACCCACCAAAACTGAGCAGGCAGATCTCATGCAGGCTATATGGGGAAGTCATGGAGATGCCCCAAGAGTGGTCATTGCCCCTTCCGATGTGGAGGACTGTTTTGATTGCACGGTTTTGGCTTTTTACATAGCAGAAAAATATCAGCTTCCCGTCATTGTTCTCTCCGATGCCTTTATCGGCCACCGGAAAGAATCCATTAATCCCAACCGGTTCAGAGACCTGAAATATGGTTTTAAAAAAATCAATCGCCGGATAACTCCCACAGAAAAAGAATTGGAAGATTATCACCGGTTTAAAATTACGAAAAACGGCATTTCTCCTGTTACCTGGCCTGGTATGGAAAAGGGGATGTATCAGGCTGCCGGGATTGAACACAATGAAAAAGGATTCCCCTCATCAGACGTGTCAGTTCATTCCAGGATGACCAAAAAACGTTGGGAAAAATTCCGGGAAATTAAACGGGAATTCTCCTTTGAACGTTTTTATGGTCCGGATGATGCCGAATTGGGTGTCATTGCCTGGGGATCCACAAAAGGAGCTGTCAAAGAAGCTGTCGCCAGGGCAAATGCGAACGGGATCAAAGTACAGGCGATTATCCCCCAAATTCTCTATCCTTTTCTCATTCAACCCTTTCACGATTTCTTGCGTCACAAAAAGCGTGTTATCTTTGTGGAAATGGCATATGCAGGAGCTTTTCGCCGCTACTTGAGAGGATTTGTCCGCTTTGGCGATTTTGGCGTTGAAACGGTTTCCTACCGTCAGACAGGCGGTGCTCCCTTTACTGTCGGACAGATATACGATAAAATCGTTGAAGAATATGAAAAGAAGGATGCCTAA
- a CDS encoding carboxypeptidase M32 translates to MKEDLKVLKDLLKEYAKAESVQALVQWDQETYMPEKAGEFRSEQLAWLSALAHEIHTGKRFKNALEKLVDLNTGHILNDESDEETTRLLHLVWKDYHYASVLPASFVEEFSRLTSQSQQVWAKARVNNDFKAFQPYLEKIVDMCRKQADYYGYTTTPYDALMEQYEPGMTTETVTALFSELKEGLIKLLDNIKNSGDKPDDHLLKKSFDTAHQWAFGLEVVQKLGYDMSRGRQDRSAHPFTTGFHPTDVRITTRVFENDMKSAFFSTVHEAGHAMYEQGLPPEHFGTPFGQAASYGIHESQSRLWENMIGRSLSFWKHFYPRLKELFPVLQNTLVDDFYRMINTVEPSLIRVEADEVTYSLHIMLRFEIEKMLINDGLNVSDLPEIWNEKMKEYLGVVPPDDKMGVMQDVHWSMGAVGYFPSYALGNLYAAQFLNQAVKDHPDFWDIIRAGEFTILLNWLRKNVHTLGRRKDPLDLVKSVTGEKLSPQPFLKYLNEKYKVIYKLL, encoded by the coding sequence ATGAAAGAAGACCTGAAAGTACTGAAAGACCTGCTGAAAGAGTATGCTAAAGCCGAATCAGTCCAGGCTCTGGTCCAGTGGGATCAGGAAACCTACATGCCTGAAAAAGCCGGCGAATTTCGAAGTGAGCAATTGGCATGGCTCAGCGCGCTGGCCCATGAAATTCATACGGGTAAACGGTTTAAAAATGCACTCGAAAAATTGGTGGATTTGAATACGGGACATATTCTGAATGATGAAAGTGATGAGGAAACAACAAGATTGCTGCATCTGGTTTGGAAAGATTATCACTATGCATCAGTTCTTCCGGCTTCATTTGTCGAGGAATTTTCCAGACTGACCTCCCAGTCGCAACAGGTTTGGGCTAAAGCCAGGGTGAATAACGATTTCAAAGCCTTTCAGCCTTATCTTGAAAAAATTGTGGACATGTGCCGTAAACAGGCTGATTATTACGGGTATACCACAACCCCTTACGATGCCCTGATGGAACAATATGAACCGGGCATGACAACAGAGACGGTAACCGCTCTTTTCTCTGAATTGAAAGAGGGGTTAATCAAGCTACTGGACAATATTAAAAATTCCGGAGACAAACCGGATGATCATCTTCTGAAAAAATCTTTCGATACGGCCCATCAATGGGCTTTCGGACTTGAGGTGGTTCAGAAACTGGGATATGATATGTCAAGAGGTCGTCAGGACCGCTCGGCCCATCCCTTTACCACAGGATTTCATCCGACGGATGTACGGATTACCACACGTGTCTTTGAAAATGATATGAAATCCGCTTTTTTCTCAACCGTTCATGAAGCCGGTCATGCCATGTATGAACAGGGACTACCGCCTGAGCACTTCGGCACACCTTTCGGTCAGGCTGCCAGCTATGGTATCCATGAAAGCCAATCCCGCCTGTGGGAAAATATGATCGGAAGAAGCCTCTCATTCTGGAAGCATTTCTATCCCCGCCTGAAAGAGCTTTTTCCTGTACTTCAGAACACTTTGGTTGATGATTTTTATCGTATGATCAATACAGTGGAACCATCCCTGATCCGGGTAGAAGCTGATGAGGTGACTTATTCCCTCCATATCATGCTTCGCTTTGAAATCGAAAAGATGCTTATCAATGATGGACTCAACGTTTCAGATTTACCAGAAATCTGGAATGAGAAAATGAAAGAATATCTGGGAGTTGTCCCACCGGATGATAAAATGGGTGTGATGCAGGATGTCCACTGGTCCATGGGTGCTGTGGGGTATTTTCCCTCCTACGCCCTGGGAAATCTTTATGCTGCCCAGTTTCTCAATCAGGCCGTGAAAGACCATCCTGATTTTTGGGATATCATCCGGGCAGGTGAATTTACAATCCTCCTGAACTGGTTGAGAAAAAATGTTCATACACTGGGCCGTCGGAAGGATCCTTTGGATTTGGTGAAATCAGTGACAGGTGAGAAATTATCACCACAGCCCTTCCTGAAATATCTGAATGAAAAATATAAAGTGATTTATAAATTGTTATAA
- a CDS encoding biopolymer transporter ExbD has product MAIKKTTKLKAEIPTSSMPDIIFMLLIFFMMTTTMRQFEGLKVILPQARKIEKVETKRHVSYIFVGRDGVISVDDKLIQPTDVSKVMYSKRVADPQLIVSLRADRNVQMGVISQIHNELREADALRVNYSATTANY; this is encoded by the coding sequence ATGGCGATAAAGAAAACAACAAAACTCAAGGCTGAAATTCCCACATCATCCATGCCTGATATTATTTTCATGTTGTTAATCTTTTTCATGATGACGACAACCATGCGCCAGTTTGAAGGATTGAAAGTGATTCTTCCACAGGCCCGTAAAATTGAAAAAGTGGAAACCAAACGGCATGTATCTTACATTTTTGTGGGACGTGACGGTGTGATATCCGTCGATGATAAATTGATTCAGCCGACTGATGTAAGTAAGGTTATGTATTCCAAACGTGTGGCCGATCCCCAGCTGATCGTATCCCTCAGGGCGGACCGGAATGTCCAGATGGGGGTTATCTCTCAGATTCATAATGAACTCCGTGAAGCCGATGCGCTTCGGGTGAATTATTCGGCCACCACAGCTAATTACTAA
- a CDS encoding MotA/TolQ/ExbB proton channel family protein, whose amino-acid sequence MVELFVKGGPFMPWILGVFIFGLIIVFERFYSLTAAELRTRSFLKKIETILREEGPEAAKEECEKSSSPVAAIYHEALSRMDQGLERVEKVIDSAGALEMAFLEKNQIWLTTVVTIAPMLGFIGTVSGMVGAFNDVAAANDISPAIVASGISEALLTTLFGLIVAVIISIFQNWFMSRIDKMVIDLEKSAVTLVDVLSEKMKK is encoded by the coding sequence ATGGTTGAATTATTTGTAAAGGGCGGTCCGTTTATGCCCTGGATCCTTGGTGTGTTCATTTTTGGACTCATCATTGTATTTGAACGGTTTTATTCTCTTACAGCTGCCGAACTCAGAACCCGCTCATTCCTGAAGAAAATTGAAACGATCCTCAGGGAAGAAGGTCCGGAAGCGGCCAAGGAAGAATGCGAAAAATCCAGCAGCCCGGTTGCAGCGATTTATCACGAAGCCCTCAGCCGCATGGATCAAGGCCTGGAACGGGTAGAAAAAGTGATTGATTCTGCCGGTGCCCTTGAAATGGCTTTTCTGGAAAAGAATCAGATCTGGCTTACAACCGTTGTTACCATTGCTCCCATGCTTGGATTTATCGGGACGGTGTCCGGTATGGTCGGGGCCTTTAACGATGTGGCTGCTGCCAATGATATATCCCCCGCCATTGTGGCCAGTGGTATTTCTGAAGCGCTTCTGACAACGCTGTTCGGGCTTATTGTGGCTGTGATTATCTCCATTTTCCAGAACTGGTTTATGAGCCGGATTGACAAAATGGTCATCGATCTGGAAAAAAGTGCCGTAACCCTGGTGGATGTGTTATCAGAAAAAATGAAAAAATAA